From Rickettsia endosymbiont of Ceutorhynchus obstrictus, a single genomic window includes:
- a CDS encoding UDP-N-acetylmuramoyl-tripeptide--D-alanyl-D-alanine ligase, whose product MIWNSETLSKALGIIAPSSIEANEVQFNSNDVQQGDLFIALKGNRDGHDYVAHAITQGATAVIVNRNIPGVPNHKTIIVDDTFDALKKMAEYKRQNSKAVFIAITGSVGKTSTKEALKIVLSAFDDVFASRGNFNNYLGILLNLASLPDTVRYAIFELGMNHKGEIKELSKIIKPDIAIITNISEAHLEFFDSLEEITNAKCEIFEDLVKDGIAIVNKDTQYYHNILSNLTKLSISNIYSFGNSNNTNAKLISYKHDDNKVHLVYLINNNNIEVTIPFIPKHYAENFTAILLVSYLLGKNLENASQQLGNIPLTKGRGEIVTVKIGTNNYRVICDYYNASPESMKASLRYLKLFKNANKVAIIGEMLELGQNSERLHKDLIPYITDARCSKVFLVGTHTKCIYDLLPKEITKAYFENVDALIKDLPNLLGKDELILIKGSRGVRLDRIVNEICN is encoded by the coding sequence ATGATATGGAACTCTGAAACTCTAAGTAAAGCACTCGGTATAATAGCCCCCTCCTCTATTGAGGCTAATGAAGTGCAATTTAATTCTAATGACGTACAACAAGGCGATTTATTCATTGCCCTAAAAGGCAATAGAGACGGGCATGATTACGTAGCTCATGCGATTACGCAAGGCGCAACTGCGGTCATTGTTAACAGAAATATCCCAGGAGTACCAAACCATAAAACTATTATAGTAGATGACACGTTTGATGCTTTGAAAAAGATGGCTGAATATAAAAGGCAAAATTCTAAGGCTGTATTTATCGCTATTACCGGCAGCGTCGGTAAAACTTCTACTAAAGAAGCTCTTAAAATTGTTTTAAGTGCTTTTGATGATGTTTTTGCTAGTAGAGGTAACTTTAACAACTATCTCGGCATACTTCTAAACCTTGCTTCTCTACCTGATACGGTAAGATATGCTATTTTTGAACTGGGCATGAATCATAAAGGAGAGATAAAAGAACTTAGTAAAATAATAAAGCCTGATATCGCAATTATCACTAATATCTCGGAAGCACATTTAGAGTTTTTTGATTCTTTAGAGGAAATTACTAATGCTAAATGCGAGATTTTTGAAGATTTAGTAAAGGACGGAATAGCGATTGTTAATAAGGACACTCAATATTATCATAATATTTTATCAAATCTTACGAAACTATCTATTAGTAACATATATAGCTTCGGTAATTCTAATAACACAAATGCAAAACTAATATCATACAAACATGATGATAATAAAGTTCATTTAGTATATTTAATAAATAATAATAATATAGAGGTAACCATACCTTTTATACCTAAGCATTATGCAGAAAATTTTACCGCAATTCTTTTAGTATCTTATCTGCTTGGTAAAAATTTAGAAAATGCCTCACAGCAGCTTGGCAATATTCCGTTAACTAAAGGTCGCGGGGAAATAGTGACCGTAAAAATCGGTACAAATAATTATCGAGTAATTTGTGATTATTATAATGCTAGCCCCGAATCTATGAAAGCTTCCTTAAGATATTTAAAACTATTTAAAAATGCTAATAAGGTAGCTATAATAGGGGAAATGCTAGAGCTTGGGCAAAATTCTGAGCGGCTACATAAAGATTTAATACCTTATATTACTGATGCTCGTTGCTCTAAAGTTTTTTTAGTCGGCACTCATACTAAATGTATTTACGACTTATTACCAAAAGAAATAACCAAAGCTTATTTTGAAAATGTTGATGCCTTAATAAAAGATTTACCGAATTTATTAGGTAAAGACGAACTTATATTAATAAAAGGCTCAAGAGGTGTTAGGCTTGATAGGATTGTTAATGAAATCTGTAATTAG